From a single Alloactinosynnema sp. L-07 genomic region:
- a CDS encoding sensor domain-containing diguanylate cyclase has product MSAVHLANPTAIDARWDELVEEIPFGLVLHDHLGTVVATNTKAADLLDLHPDQLRAGTHPADWRLCDDAGAPLPRMAELAGQTARAGAPTTVAFVLTRGTLPFRRLWADLHPVTCRGQRMALLVLRPVEAEPLRGLLDPTTGLPHRALLFDRIEQSLARARVHGTRMTLVLADVRALGAINAKHGFDHGDELLTRLAARLRRDLREDQTVARYTGGTFAVVTEHPGGSGDAIAEQVRAAAEVPTRVNRRLVHPTLRLGWVSSDGGSTVHQLISEAETRLAGS; this is encoded by the coding sequence ATGAGCGCTGTCCACCTAGCCAACCCGACGGCTATCGACGCCCGCTGGGACGAGCTGGTCGAGGAAATCCCCTTCGGCCTGGTGCTGCACGACCACCTGGGCACGGTCGTGGCGACCAACACCAAAGCCGCCGACCTGCTCGACCTGCACCCCGACCAACTCCGCGCGGGCACCCACCCCGCCGACTGGCGGCTGTGCGACGACGCGGGCGCCCCGCTGCCGAGGATGGCGGAACTGGCTGGTCAGACCGCACGCGCGGGCGCCCCGACCACGGTGGCGTTCGTACTCACCCGCGGCACGCTGCCCTTCCGGCGGCTCTGGGCCGACCTGCACCCGGTGACCTGCCGCGGCCAGCGGATGGCCCTGCTGGTCCTGCGGCCGGTGGAGGCCGAACCGTTGCGCGGCCTGCTCGACCCGACCACCGGCCTGCCGCACCGGGCGCTGCTGTTCGACCGGATCGAGCAGAGCCTGGCCAGGGCCAGGGTGCACGGCACCCGGATGACGCTGGTGCTCGCCGACGTGCGCGCGCTCGGCGCGATCAACGCCAAGCACGGCTTCGACCACGGCGACGAACTACTCACCCGGCTCGCCGCCCGCCTCCGCCGCGACCTGCGGGAAGACCAGACCGTCGCCAGGTACACCGGTGGCACGTTCGCCGTGGTGACCGAGCATCCGGGCGGGTCCGGTGACGCCATCGCCGAACAGGTGCGCGCCGCCGCCGAGGTGCCCACCAGGGTGAACCGGCGTCTCGTTCACCCGACCCTGCGCCTGGGCTGGGTCAGCAGCGACGGCGGCTCGACCGTCCACCAGCTGATCTCCGAAGCCGAGACCCGCCTAGCCGGTTCCTGA
- the rplI gene encoding 50S ribosomal protein L9 has protein sequence MMKLILTTDVTGLGGPGDVVEVKDGYGRNYLLPRGFAIVATKGAEKQVQVIRRAQEASRIRDLDHAKEVKNTLAQLGSVPLTAKAAANSGKLFGSITTADIVAAVKAAGGPVLDKRAVEVSGHIKTVGKHAVNVRLHPDVTAAFTVEVKAAS, from the coding sequence ATCATGAAGCTCATCCTCACCACTGACGTGACCGGCCTCGGTGGCCCCGGCGACGTCGTCGAGGTCAAGGACGGCTACGGCCGCAACTACCTGCTGCCGCGCGGCTTCGCCATCGTCGCCACCAAGGGCGCCGAGAAGCAGGTCCAGGTCATCCGCCGGGCCCAGGAGGCCAGCCGGATCCGCGACCTCGACCACGCCAAGGAGGTCAAGAACACGCTGGCCCAGCTCGGCAGCGTGCCGCTGACCGCCAAGGCGGCGGCGAACTCGGGCAAGCTGTTCGGCTCGATCACCACCGCCGACATCGTGGCCGCGGTCAAGGCCGCGGGTGGCCCGGTGCTCGACAAGCGCGCCGTCGAGGTCTCCGGCCACATCAAGACCGTGGGCAAGCACGCGGTCAACGTGCGGCTGCACCCGGACGTGACCGCCGCCTTCACCGTTGAGGTCAAGGCCGCTAGCTGA
- the dnaB gene encoding replicative DNA helicase, whose protein sequence is MALTDDRMPPMPSGPESGLDRQPPQDLAAEQSVLGGMMLSKDAIADVIEALRPGDFYRPAHQMIYDCVLDLYGRGEPADPIMVSAELERRGELRRVGGAPYLHTLIATVPTAANAGYYAEIVAEKAILRRLVEAGTRIVQLGYQGAEGADVAEIVDRAQSSIYEVTERSMSEDYVALEELLQPTMDEIDAIASRGGNSLGIPTGFTDLDEVTNGLHPGQMIIVAARPGVGKALALDTPLPTPTGWTTMGDVNVGDLLIDANGKPTRVVAATDVLFDRPCYEIEFSDGTVITADAEHQWLTSTRASRRAAGGPDSAVRTTAEIAATTRCATADTRVNHAVANTAPLCLESADLPVPAYVLGAWLGDGDSAGSRFTTNDPEIICHIEAEIIEADSRSAEHERGSLQGILRTLGVLGAKHIPVSYQRASESQRRALLAGLMDTDGTVTASGSAQISVTDKRLADDIHELIIGLGYRCRMRTKRVRGRDESRSTAFIMTFTTGDRIFRLERKHLVQKDRLAARPPRPAVRYIVDVRAVPTVPVRCVEVDNADHLYLASRSMIPTHNSTLGLDFARSCSIKHGMSSVIFSLEMSKTEIVMRMLSAEARIRLGDMRGGRMSDDDWTRLARRMSEISEAPIFIDDSPNMTMMEIRAKARRLKQRHDLKLVIVDYLQLMTSGKRVESRQQEVSEFSRQLKLLAKEIEVPVVAISQLNRGPEQRTDKRPMLSDLRESGSLEQDADIVLLVNRPDAWERDDPRAGEADLIIAKHRAGPTATVVVAHQLHYSRFADLAQG, encoded by the coding sequence ATGGCGCTGACCGATGACCGGATGCCACCCATGCCAAGCGGCCCCGAATCCGGCCTCGACCGCCAGCCACCCCAGGACCTCGCCGCCGAACAGAGCGTGCTCGGCGGCATGATGCTGTCCAAGGACGCCATCGCCGACGTCATCGAGGCGCTGCGCCCCGGCGACTTCTACCGCCCCGCGCACCAGATGATCTACGACTGCGTCCTCGACCTCTACGGCCGCGGCGAACCCGCCGACCCGATCATGGTCTCCGCCGAACTCGAACGCCGCGGCGAACTCCGCCGCGTCGGCGGCGCACCGTACCTGCACACCCTGATCGCCACCGTCCCGACCGCGGCCAACGCGGGCTATTACGCCGAGATCGTCGCCGAGAAGGCGATCCTGCGCAGGCTGGTCGAAGCGGGCACCCGCATCGTCCAACTCGGCTACCAGGGCGCCGAAGGCGCCGACGTCGCCGAGATCGTCGACCGCGCGCAGTCCTCGATCTACGAGGTCACCGAACGCAGCATGAGCGAGGACTACGTCGCGCTCGAGGAACTGCTGCAGCCCACCATGGACGAGATCGACGCGATCGCCTCCCGCGGCGGCAACTCCCTGGGCATCCCCACCGGCTTCACCGACCTGGATGAGGTCACCAACGGCCTGCACCCCGGCCAGATGATCATCGTCGCGGCCCGGCCCGGCGTGGGCAAGGCGCTGGCCCTGGACACGCCACTGCCCACCCCGACCGGGTGGACGACGATGGGCGATGTCAACGTCGGGGATTTGCTGATCGACGCCAACGGCAAGCCGACTCGCGTCGTCGCGGCTACTGACGTCTTGTTCGACCGACCGTGCTACGAAATCGAGTTCAGCGACGGGACGGTCATCACCGCCGACGCCGAACACCAGTGGCTGACCAGCACCCGAGCGTCTCGACGGGCCGCCGGTGGACCCGACTCAGCGGTCCGTACGACCGCTGAGATCGCGGCCACGACACGCTGCGCGACGGCCGACACCAGGGTCAATCACGCCGTCGCCAACACCGCGCCGCTCTGTCTGGAGAGTGCCGATCTGCCGGTACCCGCCTATGTCCTCGGCGCGTGGCTCGGCGATGGGGACTCGGCAGGGTCCCGCTTCACGACCAACGATCCCGAGATCATCTGCCACATAGAAGCCGAGATCATCGAGGCTGATTCCAGGAGCGCCGAGCACGAACGCGGATCGCTGCAAGGAATCCTGCGGACGCTGGGTGTGCTCGGCGCCAAACACATTCCGGTCTCCTATCAGCGCGCGTCGGAGTCGCAACGGCGTGCGTTGTTGGCAGGCCTCATGGACACCGACGGAACCGTCACCGCCAGTGGCTCCGCACAGATCTCGGTCACCGATAAACGGCTCGCCGACGACATCCATGAACTGATCATCGGCCTCGGTTATCGGTGCCGGATGCGAACCAAGCGGGTGCGCGGTCGCGACGAGTCTCGATCCACCGCGTTCATCATGACGTTTACCACCGGGGACAGGATCTTCCGGCTCGAGCGCAAGCACCTCGTGCAGAAGGACCGACTCGCGGCTCGACCGCCCCGGCCCGCCGTGCGCTACATCGTCGATGTGCGCGCCGTGCCCACCGTGCCGGTCCGATGTGTCGAGGTCGACAACGCCGACCACTTGTATCTGGCCAGCCGATCCATGATCCCCACCCACAACTCGACGCTGGGGCTGGATTTCGCGCGATCGTGCTCGATCAAGCACGGGATGAGCAGCGTCATCTTCTCGCTCGAAATGAGCAAGACGGAGATCGTCATGCGCATGTTGTCCGCCGAGGCGCGGATTCGCCTCGGCGACATGCGTGGTGGGCGGATGAGCGACGACGATTGGACTCGGCTGGCGCGGCGGATGAGTGAGATCAGTGAGGCGCCGATCTTCATCGATGACTCGCCGAACATGACGATGATGGAGATCCGGGCGAAGGCTCGGCGGCTCAAGCAGCGGCATGATCTGAAGCTCGTCATCGTCGACTATCTGCAGCTGATGACCTCCGGCAAGCGGGTCGAGTCGCGGCAGCAGGAAGTCTCGGAGTTCTCCCGTCAGCTCAAGCTGCTGGCCAAGGAGATCGAGGTTCCGGTGGTGGCGATCAGTCAGCTGAACCGTGGTCCCGAACAGCGCACCGACAAGCGCCCGATGCTGTCCGACCTGCGTGAATCCGGATCGCTGGAGCAGGACGCCGACATCGTGCTGCTGGTCAACCGGCCCGACGCGTGGGAGCGCGACGACCCGCGCGCCGGTGAGGCCGACCTGATCATCGCCAAGCACCGTGCCGGGCCGACGGCGACCGTGGTCGTGGCCCACCAGCTGCACTACAGCCGGTTCGCGGACCTGGCCCAGGGCTGA
- a CDS encoding glycosyltransferase family 87 protein, whose amino-acid sequence MTAAEEAASEVLDARQDRRSAAARLGRAALAGLVLLCGITLLIGFANKDRCAGPEFDQWGRSQPDFHERKYADVCYSDIQYLWIGRDIDRHVFPYVDGGMSENGDLIGGSVEYPVLTGLLIWAGALFANTDAEFLLFSALIMAPFGLATAWLLGRLSRWRALLWALSPPLVLYAFHNWELPVVACAVAAVYVVHRGWGKRGVDRPLIDRAVVAAVLLGLGFAFKLYPAIFVLPLMFYVLTGGRDGTELPAGKRRDVAGMIRVALVAMGTAIAVNIPFAVAGWDGWLASFVFQGQRKADITANSIWFWAFRPDSDPDNEAVQSLISFASPLLVVASFVAAVAVGWVRYQREGTYPWVAVSAAMLCGFLLLHKVHSPQYTLWLVPMFVLLKIRWGWIAAYFAADFAMGVGIFLWFARIAAKEPSGMYDSFSAQLVMIGVWGRAALLVGLFIAFLSARSTFSEERTPVPSPA is encoded by the coding sequence GTGACGGCAGCAGAGGAGGCGGCGAGCGAGGTGCTCGACGCGCGGCAGGACCGACGTTCGGCCGCCGCCCGTCTCGGCCGCGCCGCGCTGGCCGGGCTGGTGCTGCTCTGCGGGATCACCCTGCTCATCGGCTTCGCCAACAAGGACCGCTGCGCTGGTCCCGAGTTCGACCAGTGGGGCCGCAGCCAGCCCGACTTCCACGAGCGCAAGTACGCCGACGTCTGCTACTCCGACATTCAGTACCTGTGGATCGGCCGCGACATCGACCGGCACGTCTTCCCGTACGTCGACGGCGGGATGAGCGAGAACGGCGACCTCATCGGCGGCAGCGTCGAATACCCCGTGCTCACCGGCCTGCTGATCTGGGCGGGCGCCCTGTTCGCCAACACCGACGCCGAGTTCCTGCTGTTCTCCGCGCTGATCATGGCCCCCTTCGGCCTGGCGACGGCCTGGCTCCTGGGCAGGCTGTCCCGCTGGCGGGCGCTGCTCTGGGCGCTGTCGCCGCCGCTGGTGCTCTACGCGTTCCACAACTGGGAACTCCCGGTCGTGGCCTGCGCCGTGGCGGCGGTCTACGTCGTGCACCGAGGCTGGGGCAAACGCGGCGTCGACCGACCCTTGATCGACCGCGCGGTGGTCGCGGCGGTCCTGCTGGGGCTCGGGTTCGCGTTCAAGCTCTACCCGGCGATCTTCGTGCTGCCACTGATGTTCTACGTGCTCACCGGCGGCCGCGACGGCACCGAACTGCCTGCTGGAAAACGCCGCGACGTCGCGGGCATGATCCGCGTCGCACTCGTGGCGATGGGCACGGCGATCGCGGTCAACATCCCGTTCGCTGTCGCGGGCTGGGACGGTTGGCTCGCGTCCTTCGTCTTCCAAGGTCAGCGCAAGGCTGATATCACGGCGAACTCGATCTGGTTCTGGGCGTTCCGGCCGGACTCCGACCCGGACAACGAAGCGGTGCAGAGCCTGATCAGCTTCGCCTCACCGCTGCTTGTCGTCGCGTCTTTCGTGGCCGCTGTGGCGGTTGGTTGGGTGCGGTACCAGCGGGAGGGGACGTATCCGTGGGTCGCGGTGTCGGCGGCGATGCTGTGCGGGTTCTTGTTGCTGCACAAGGTGCATTCGCCGCAGTACACGTTGTGGCTGGTGCCGATGTTCGTGCTGCTGAAGATCCGCTGGGGCTGGATCGCGGCGTATTTCGCGGCGGACTTCGCCATGGGTGTCGGGATTTTCTTGTGGTTCGCGCGGATCGCGGCCAAGGAGCCTTCTGGCATGTATGACAGTTTCAGCGCCCAGTTGGTGATGATCGGGGTTTGGGGTCGGGCGGCGTTGCTGGTGGGGCTGTTTATCGCGTTTTTGTCGGCGCGGTCGACATTTTCGGAAGAACGAACGCCGGTGCCTTCGCCCGCGTGA
- a CDS encoding AI-2E family transporter, with the protein MTRNRALPPPDVTPLVPKGLRVSAALSWRFLVIIGALYVIIYLLGYFAHVVIPLAIALLLAALMAPGVGKLVEWRVPRALATAIVMVAGLAVVGGVLTFVITEFSNGLPKLQSQVNESLNTIRDWLATGPLHLGQDQVQTFIGNAIDAIKANQSAITSGAITTAATIGEVLTGLVLTLFILIFFLSDGASMWRFVVRGVPASVRTRVDVAGRRGFSSLVSYVRATAAVAVFDAIGIGVGLAIIGVPLAIPLAALVFLTAFIPIIGALIAGTVAVLVALVANGFVAALVVLAVVVGVMQIESHVLQPWLLGRAVKLHPLAVVLAIAVGLIAAGIAGALLSVPLLAVLNAGVRSLVSEESDIDPEAVPVLDDEGSVPGVEEPEPESSKP; encoded by the coding sequence ATGACCAGGAACCGCGCCTTGCCGCCACCGGACGTGACCCCGCTCGTGCCCAAGGGACTACGGGTCAGCGCGGCGCTGTCCTGGCGATTCTTGGTGATCATCGGCGCGCTCTACGTCATTATTTATCTGCTGGGCTACTTCGCCCACGTCGTCATCCCGCTGGCGATCGCGCTGCTGCTGGCCGCGCTGATGGCGCCCGGGGTCGGCAAGCTCGTCGAGTGGCGCGTGCCGAGGGCACTGGCGACCGCGATCGTGATGGTCGCGGGCCTGGCGGTGGTCGGCGGCGTGCTGACGTTCGTGATCACCGAGTTCAGCAACGGCCTGCCCAAGCTGCAGAGCCAGGTGAACGAGAGCCTCAACACCATCCGCGACTGGCTGGCCACCGGCCCGCTGCACCTGGGGCAGGACCAGGTCCAGACCTTCATCGGCAACGCCATCGACGCGATCAAGGCCAACCAGTCGGCGATCACGTCGGGCGCGATCACCACCGCGGCGACCATCGGCGAGGTGCTGACCGGTCTGGTGCTGACCCTGTTCATCCTCATCTTCTTCCTGTCCGACGGTGCCTCGATGTGGCGCTTCGTGGTGCGCGGGGTGCCCGCCTCGGTCCGCACGCGGGTCGACGTGGCCGGGCGCCGGGGCTTCTCGTCGCTGGTCAGCTACGTGCGGGCGACCGCGGCGGTGGCGGTGTTCGACGCGATCGGCATCGGCGTCGGCCTGGCGATCATCGGCGTGCCGCTGGCGATCCCGCTGGCCGCGCTGGTCTTCCTCACCGCGTTCATCCCGATCATCGGCGCGCTCATCGCGGGCACGGTGGCGGTGCTGGTCGCGCTGGTCGCCAACGGGTTCGTCGCGGCGCTGGTGGTGCTGGCCGTGGTCGTGGGCGTCATGCAGATCGAGAGCCACGTGCTGCAGCCATGGCTGCTGGGCCGCGCGGTGAAGCTGCACCCGCTGGCCGTCGTGCTGGCCATCGCGGTGGGTTTGATCGCCGCGGGCATCGCGGGCGCGCTGCTGTCGGTGCCGCTGCTCGCGGTGCTCAACGCGGGCGTGCGGTCGCTGGTCTCCGAGGAGTCGGACATCGACCCGGAGGCGGTGCCGGTCCTCGATGACGAGGGCTCGGTCCCCGGCGTCGAGGAGCCTGAGCCGGAGTCGAGCAAGCCATGA
- a CDS encoding deoxyribonuclease IV, with translation MSIGAHVRDDDPVGAARERDAEVVQFFLADPQSFKAPKPHPQTEQLLASDLTVFVHSPYRVNIASTNNRIRIPSRKLVVQHAEGAATVGAKGLVVHGGHLGADEDPAIGIDNWRKFFERQQADGGFAVPILIENTAGGDNAMARRFDTLARLWDAVGEFGAGFCLDTCHAFAAGEDLIGIVDRVMEITGRIDLVHLNSSRDEFGSTRDRHDNIRTGTIDAKQLVDVVAAAGAPVVVETPADGQAEDIAFLRDALGR, from the coding sequence ATGAGCATCGGCGCCCACGTCCGTGACGACGACCCGGTTGGCGCCGCGCGCGAGCGCGACGCCGAGGTGGTTCAGTTCTTCCTGGCCGATCCGCAGAGCTTCAAGGCCCCGAAGCCGCATCCGCAGACCGAGCAGCTGCTCGCCTCGGACCTCACTGTCTTCGTGCATTCGCCGTATCGGGTGAACATCGCCTCGACCAACAACCGCATCCGGATCCCGTCGCGAAAGCTCGTGGTGCAGCACGCGGAAGGCGCGGCCACGGTGGGCGCCAAGGGTTTGGTCGTGCACGGCGGCCACCTCGGCGCCGACGAGGACCCGGCGATCGGCATCGACAACTGGCGCAAATTCTTCGAGCGCCAACAGGCCGACGGCGGCTTCGCGGTGCCGATCCTCATCGAGAACACCGCGGGCGGCGACAACGCCATGGCCCGCCGGTTCGACACGCTCGCCCGGCTGTGGGACGCCGTCGGCGAGTTCGGCGCGGGGTTCTGCCTGGACACCTGCCACGCCTTCGCCGCGGGCGAGGACCTGATCGGCATCGTTGATCGAGTGATGGAAATCACAGGGCGAATTGATCTGGTCCACCTCAACAGCTCGCGCGACGAGTTCGGCTCCACGCGCGACCGGCACGACAACATTAGGACTGGCACGATCGATGCCAAGCAACTCGTCGACGTGGTCGCCGCCGCGGGAGCGCCCGTGGTGGTCGAGACCCCGGCCGACGGCCAGGCGGAGGACATCGCCTTCCTGCGCGACGCCCTCGGACGGTGA
- the rpsR gene encoding 30S ribosomal protein S18, translating to MAKPPIRKPKKKVCVFCKDVKKDRPVNIDYKDTTLLRKYISDRGKIRARRVTGNCSQHQRDVAIAVKNAREVALLPYTSTAR from the coding sequence GTGGCCAAGCCACCCATTCGCAAGCCCAAGAAGAAGGTCTGCGTGTTCTGCAAGGACGTGAAGAAGGACCGTCCGGTGAACATCGACTACAAGGACACCACGCTGCTGCGCAAGTACATCTCCGACCGCGGCAAGATCCGCGCGCGTCGGGTGACCGGCAACTGCAGCCAGCACCAGCGGGACGTCGCCATCGCGGTGAAGAACGCCCGTGAGGTCGCGCTGCTTCCCTACACCTCGACCGCTCGCTGA
- a CDS encoding single-stranded DNA-binding protein: MAGDTTITVIGNLTADPELRFTPSGAAVASFTVASTPRTFDKASGEWKDGEALFLRCNIWRQAAENVAESLTRGARVIVSGRLKQRSFETREGEKRTVIELEVDEVGPSLKYATAKVNKVSRGTGGGGGGYGGPSGAPADDPWGSAPPSGGGGGGGFNDEPPF, translated from the coding sequence ATGGCTGGTGACACGACGATCACGGTGATCGGCAATCTGACCGCCGATCCGGAACTGCGCTTCACCCCGTCGGGTGCGGCCGTGGCGAGTTTCACGGTGGCGTCCACCCCCCGCACGTTCGACAAGGCGAGCGGCGAGTGGAAAGACGGCGAAGCGCTGTTCCTGCGATGCAACATCTGGCGTCAGGCCGCGGAGAACGTGGCCGAGTCGCTGACCCGCGGCGCGCGGGTGATCGTGAGCGGACGGCTCAAGCAGCGGTCCTTCGAGACCCGTGAGGGCGAGAAGCGCACCGTCATCGAGCTCGAGGTCGACGAGGTCGGCCCGTCGCTGAAATACGCGACGGCGAAGGTCAACAAGGTCAGTCGAGGCACCGGTGGTGGCGGCGGCGGATACGGCGGTCCCTCGGGCGCGCCCGCCGACGACCCGTGGGGCTCCGCACCTCCGTCAGGCGGCGGTGGCGGCGGCGGCTTCAACGACGAGCCCCCCTTCTGA
- a CDS encoding dioxygenase, protein MARQSVLYLSHGAPPLADDPLWTQQLRDWSAEIDRPSAILIVSAHWEEAPLTLGATETVPLVYDFWGFPEHYYQVTYPAPGAPALAARVRALLRSQATPIADDSARGLDHGAYVPLVEMYPDADIPVLQISMPTLDPAALVEIGRKLAPLRDEGVLIIGSGFFTHNLRAMTPRLGSGHAPPLWSSEFDDWGGEAILANDLDALIDFEHKAPAAKLAHPRTEHFAPLFVALGASADTLREQRSVIDGFWFGLAKRSWQFD, encoded by the coding sequence ATGGCCCGACAGTCCGTCCTCTACCTCAGCCACGGCGCCCCGCCGCTGGCCGACGACCCGCTGTGGACCCAGCAGCTGCGCGACTGGTCGGCCGAGATCGATCGGCCGAGTGCGATCCTGATCGTCTCCGCGCACTGGGAGGAAGCCCCGCTCACCTTGGGGGCCACCGAGACAGTGCCGCTGGTCTACGACTTCTGGGGCTTCCCCGAGCACTACTACCAGGTGACCTACCCCGCCCCCGGCGCTCCGGCGCTGGCCGCGCGGGTGCGAGCGCTGCTGCGGTCCCAGGCCACGCCGATCGCCGACGACTCGGCGCGCGGGCTGGATCACGGCGCCTACGTTCCGCTGGTCGAGATGTATCCCGACGCGGACATCCCGGTCCTGCAGATCTCCATGCCGACGCTGGACCCGGCGGCACTGGTCGAGATCGGGCGCAAGCTCGCGCCGCTGCGCGACGAAGGTGTGCTGATCATCGGCAGCGGGTTCTTCACCCACAACCTCCGCGCCATGACCCCGCGGCTGGGGTCCGGCCACGCGCCGCCGTTGTGGTCGTCGGAGTTCGACGACTGGGGTGGCGAGGCGATCCTGGCCAACGACCTGGACGCGCTGATCGACTTCGAGCACAAGGCGCCCGCCGCGAAGCTCGCCCACCCGCGCACCGAGCACTTCGCGCCGCTGTTCGTCGCGCTTGGTGCCAGCGCCGACACGCTGCGCGAACAGCGTTCGGTGATCGACGGGTTCTGGTTCGGCCTGGCGAAGCGCTCCTGGCAATTCGACTGA
- the rpsF gene encoding 30S ribosomal protein S6, with protein sequence MRHYEVMVILDPTLDERTVAPSLDTFLNVIRTSGGNVEKVEIWGKRRLSFEIKKHAEGIYAVLDINSEPAAVKELDRQLSLQESVLRTKVMRRENA encoded by the coding sequence ATGCGTCATTACGAGGTTATGGTCATCCTCGACCCCACACTCGATGAGCGCACTGTCGCTCCGTCACTCGACACGTTCCTCAACGTGATCCGTACGTCGGGTGGCAACGTCGAGAAGGTCGAGATCTGGGGCAAGCGTCGCCTCTCGTTCGAGATCAAGAAGCACGCCGAAGGCATCTACGCCGTGCTCGACATCAACTCCGAGCCCGCCGCGGTCAAGGAACTCGACCGCCAGCTCTCGCTGCAGGAGTCCGTGCTGCGGACCAAGGTCATGCGCCGCGAGAACGCCTGA